The DNA segment TACTTCTACCCGCGGGACAGCACGCCTGGCTGTACGCGCGAAGGTGAAGACTTCCGCAACCGATACGACGATTTCCGTCAGGCGGGCGCCGAAATTCTCGGTGTTTCGCGCGATAGCCTGGCATCTCACGAGCGCTTTCGGGCAAAACTCAAGCTGCCCTTCCACCTGCTGTCCGACAGCGACGAACAGTTGTGTAAGCTATTCGATGTGATCAAGACCAAAAACATGTACGGTCGACAGGTTCTCGGTATCGAACGCAGCACCTTCCTGATCGATCATGAGGGTCTGCTCAGAGCCGAGTGGCGCAAGGTCAAGGTGCCTGGCCATGCGGATGCGGTATTGGAGGCACTCCAACAGCTATAAGTCACTTCCCCGGAGGATACATGGCCCCGGCCCGTCCCAAAAAACGCCTATTCGTACTCGATACCAACGTGCTGATGCATGATCCCAGTGCGCTGTTCCGCTTTCAGGAACACGACATCTACTTGCCCATGGTGGTACTGGAGGAGCTTGACCGGGCCAAAAAAGGCGTCTCCGAGGTCGCGCGCAACGTACGTCAGGTCAGCCGATTCCTGGATGAAATTATG comes from the Acidihalobacter yilgarnensis genome and includes:
- a CDS encoding peroxiredoxin; this encodes MSTAPDIGQPIPAFECPSTAGEIFRYDALLGTSILVIYFYPRDSTPGCTREGEDFRNRYDDFRQAGAEILGVSRDSLASHERFRAKLKLPFHLLSDSDEQLCKLFDVIKTKNMYGRQVLGIERSTFLIDHEGLLRAEWRKVKVPGHADAVLEALQQL